One Oryza glaberrima chromosome 10, OglaRS2, whole genome shotgun sequence DNA segment encodes these proteins:
- the LOC127753162 gene encoding uncharacterized protein LOC127753162: protein MEGKRTTTLMVIMCLVILSLTVNSAAECDCCISARAKACCFGCIAAGGSDTICKNTCCFPCILADSVVAKMDEMGVLAQMEEGQA from the exons ATGGAGGGAAAGAGGACTACCACTTTGATGGTGATCATGTGCCTGGTCATCTTGAGCCTCACTGTCAACTCCGCAGCAGAATGTGACTGCTGCATATCCGCCCGGGCAAAAGCATGCTGTTTTGGTTGTATTGCTGCTGGTGGCTCCGACACAATCTGCAAGAACACTTGTTGTTTCCCATGTATTCTGGCCGATTCTG TTGTTGCTAAGATGGACGAAATGGGAGTTCTTGCTCAGATGGAAGAAGGACAAGCCTAA
- the LOC127785701 gene encoding uncharacterized protein LOC127785701, with product MEGKRTTTLTVIMCLVILSLTVDSTTTADKGSAECDCCISAWAKACYFACIAAGGSVTVYKNTCCFPCTLTDSVIAKMDEMGVLARMEGQA from the exons aTGGAGGGAAAGAGGACTACTACTTTGACGGTGATCATGTGCCTGGTCATCTTGAGCCTCACTGTTGACTCCACCACCACGGCTGATAagggat cGGCAGAGTGCGACTGCTGCATATCCGCCTGGGCAAAAGCATGTTATTTTGCTTGTATTGCTGCTGGTGGCAGCGTCACAGTCTACAAGAACACTTGTTGTTTCCCATGTACTCTGACCGATTCTG TTATTGCTAAGATGGATGAAATGGGAGTTCTCGCTAGGATGGAAGGACAAGCCTAA